A genomic segment from uncultured Desulfuromonas sp. encodes:
- a CDS encoding helix-turn-helix domain-containing protein, whose protein sequence is MVKNEITVEEKNYRCPVEITLDVIGGKWKSLILWHLKHKVLRFSQLQRRLPRITQKMLTQQLRDLEQDGLVYRQVYPEVPPRVEYSLTDLGHSVVPILDQMYQWGQNFLPQNQDCFPADFKE, encoded by the coding sequence ATGGTTAAGAATGAAATAACTGTAGAAGAAAAAAATTATCGCTGTCCGGTCGAGATCACCTTGGATGTCATCGGCGGCAAGTGGAAGAGTCTTATCCTCTGGCATCTTAAACATAAGGTCCTCCGCTTCAGTCAATTGCAGCGTCGGTTACCGCGGATCACTCAGAAAATGCTCACCCAGCAGCTTCGTGATCTTGAGCAGGATGGTTTGGTCTATCGACAGGTCTATCCTGAAGTGCCCCCTCGGGTTGAATATTCTCTGACCGACCTTGGCCACAGTGTGGTGCCGATTCTGGATCAGATGTACCAATGGGGGCAGAACTTTCTTCCTCAGAATCAGGACTGCTTTCCCGCTGACTTCAAAGAGTAG